The Aphis gossypii isolate Hap1 chromosome 3, ASM2018417v2, whole genome shotgun sequence genome includes a region encoding these proteins:
- the LOC126551019 gene encoding zinc finger MYM-type protein 1-like, translating to MPTYPYSSSEPVNTDISQSSTSSTSSKNTAISEQNILVKPWIPPSTYAFPILDQNKKRKLKFQHQWFNSYNWLVYSELKNGVFCKFCLVFATTGGVGQQKLGALTNKAFTNWKNAKEKFNEHASFDYHNMSVTKAEGFLSIYSNKTPSIITALDNDRDKLIPIIECILLCGYQEIPLRGSFDFGPINFKNSTHNEGNFRAILKYKAKDCEFLKSHLESDTRSKYLSPQIQNEIITICGDILIKKLVDKVNESKCFSVMADETTDVSVSEQLTICVRYLSVTGSNIEINEDFLKFYEISSLTGKDLASSILNGLNSCGLDCDFLYGQGYDGAANMAGQFKGAQTIIRSKHPKALYVHCAAHSLNLAVSSAFINNGDWEPKVKTLKRLCMTRWVQRYDAINDFIELFPCVTTALSNISEWNDSSSTDANIMLKAIDSEFLVSLQVIKVLFSVALPLCKQLQRKNIDLKEMVNLASTSMTVLENLRKNVENEFKKMFKEAQRMAEIVGIEISTKRIINRQKNRSNYLSSNNSLSPEDYFRVSICIPFIESFISQINERFLVHQNIFKGFQCLFDDTNSKDIKDFESLVSFYIPEVDTVTTNCELQIWKQKLKGLVTNKNEMLPSNALDAIRCCDPIIFPNIFMLLNILCCLPVSTSTPERSFSSLKRIKTYLRNSMKEDRLNGLVLLSYYRNVVITPDEVLNEMAKKPRKIDLVL from the exons ATGCCTACGTATCCGTACTcc agTTCTGAACCAGTAAATACAGACATAAGTCAATCTAGTACTAGTAGTACTAGTTCGAAGAATACTGCTATATCCGAACAAAAT ATTCTTGTAAAACCATGGATTCCTCCTTCTACATATGCATTTCCAATATTagaccaaaataaaaaaaggaaacTTAAGTTTCAACATCAAtggtttaatagttataactgGTTGGTTTATTCTGAGCTGAAAAATGGGGTATTTTGCAAGTTTTGCTTGGTATTTGCAACGACTGGTGGTGTTGGCCAACAAAAATTAGGGGCTTTAACAAATAAAGCTTTTACAAATTGGAAAAATGCAAAAGAA AAATTTAATGAACATGCAAGCTTTGATTACCATAATATGTCAGTTACAAAAGCAGAAGgttttttgagtatttattcaaacaaaacaCCATCAATTATAACTGCTTTAGATAATGACAG agacaaattaatacctatcatTGAATGCATTTTACTATGTGGTTATCAAGAAATTCCTTTGAGAGGCAGTTTTGATTTTGgtccaataaattttaaaa ATTCAACTCACAATGAAGGTAATTTTCGggccattttaaaatataaagcaaaAGATTGTGAGTTTTTAAAGTCCCATCTTGAATCGGATACAAGAAGCAAATATTTGAGCCCTCAAATTCAAAATGAGATTATCACTATTTGtggagatattttaattaaaaaattagttgaCAAAGTTAATGAATCTAAATGTTTTTCGGTCATGGCTGATGAAACCACAGATGTGTCGGTGTCAGAACAGCTGACAATATGTGTGCGCTATTTAAGTGTTACTGGTTCAAACATTGAAATCAATGAAGATTTCTTAAAGTTTTATGAAATCAGCAGTTTGACTGGAAAAGATTTGGCGTCATCAATCCTAAAtg gacTAAATTCATGTGGGCTTGATTGTGACTTTTTGTACGGCCAAGGATATGACGGTGCAGCAAATATGGCTGGTCAATTTAAAGGTGCTCAAACAATTATACGATCTAAACATCCAAAAGCCTTGTATGTCCATTGTGCTGCGCATTCTTTAAATTTAGCCGTTTCGTCTGCAT ttattaataatggtGATTGGGAACCAAAAGTGAAAACTTTAAAACGTCTGTGTATGACAAGATGGGTACAACGTTATGACGCTATCAATGATTTCATCGAACTATTTCCATGTGTAACAACTGCACTTAGTAACATATCAGAATGGAATGACAGTTCAAGTACTGatgcaaatattatgttaaaagcAATAGATTCAGAATTTCTTGTGTCTCTTCAAGTTATTAAA gtattattttcagTTGCGCTACCATTGTGTAAGCAGCTTCAGAGAAAAAACATTGACTTAAAAGAAATGGTCAATTTGGCAAGTACTAGTATGACTGTTCTTGAAAatctaagaaaaaatgttgaaaatgaattcaaaaaaatgttcaaagaaGCTCAA AGAATGGCTGAAATAGTGGGAATAGAAATATCTACTAAACGCATTATAAACCGTCAAAAAAACAGGTCAAACTATTTGTCATCAAATAACAGCCTTAGTCCTGAAGACTATTTCCGCGTATCAATTTGTATTCCCTTCATTGAATCATTCATATCACAAATTAATGAAAGATTCTTGGttcaccaaaatatttttaaag GGTTTCAATGTTTGTTTGATGACACTAATTCAAAAGATATAAAAGACTTTGAATCTCTAGTTTCTTTCTATATTCCTGAAGTTGATACTGTCACAACTAACTGCGAGCTTCAAATTTGGAAACAAAAACTTAAAGGGctagtaacaaataaaaatgaaatgctACCTTCTAATGCATTGGATGCCATCAGGTGTTGTGACCCAATCATATtccctaatatatttatgttattaaacattttgtgctGTCTCCCAGTTTCTACTTCAACACCAGAAAGGTCTTTTTCTAgcttaaaaagaataaaaacctACCTCAGAAACAGTATGAAAgag GATCGTCTCAATGGTTTAGTGTTACTAAGTTATTATAGGAATGTTGTTATCACGCCAGATGAAGTATTAAATGAAATGGCAAAGAAGCCGAGAAAAATTGACTTAgtgttataa